One segment of Streptomyces sp. NBC_00576 DNA contains the following:
- the nuoH gene encoding NADH-quinone oxidoreductase subunit NuoH, translating into MSPYLAAEDLSMFGTDPWWLVVVKAVFCFAFLMITVLFSIVWERKVVAWMQLRIGPNRHGPWGMLQSLADGIKLMLKEDLIVKRADKVVYILAPVIAAIPAFMAIAVIPFGPAGNEVSIFGTRTTMQLTDLPIAMLYILAVASVGIYGIVLAGWSSGSTYPLLGGLRSCAQMISYEIAMGAAFASVFLYSGSMSTSTIVEQQHDRWYIVLLPVSFIIYIVTMVGETNRAPFDMPESEGDLVGGFNTEYSSIKFAMFMLAEYVNMVTVSAVSVTLFLGGWRAPWPISTFWEGANHGWWPMAWFVIKVQLLLFFFIWLRGTLPRVRYDQLMKLGWKVLIPVSLVWLMLVATVRTLRNENYDFADIALYVGGGVITLLLLSFVADMFRDRGKAPQTADAEPVAFDPMAGGFPVPPLPGQEAPAVPRRHPRRERELIVSGGSDTGSDGSQDGKEASDG; encoded by the coding sequence ATGAGTCCGTACCTCGCCGCTGAAGATCTCTCCATGTTCGGCACCGACCCCTGGTGGCTGGTCGTCGTCAAGGCCGTCTTCTGCTTCGCCTTCCTGATGATCACCGTGCTGTTCTCCATCGTGTGGGAACGCAAGGTCGTCGCCTGGATGCAGCTGCGCATCGGCCCCAACCGGCACGGCCCCTGGGGCATGCTCCAGTCGCTCGCCGACGGCATCAAACTGATGCTCAAGGAAGACCTGATCGTCAAGCGCGCGGACAAGGTCGTCTACATCCTCGCGCCGGTCATCGCGGCCATCCCGGCCTTCATGGCGATCGCGGTCATCCCGTTCGGACCGGCCGGCAACGAGGTGTCGATCTTCGGCACCCGTACGACGATGCAGCTCACCGACCTGCCGATCGCGATGCTCTACATCCTCGCGGTCGCCTCGGTCGGGATCTACGGGATCGTGCTCGCGGGCTGGAGTTCAGGATCCACCTACCCCCTGCTGGGCGGTCTGCGGTCCTGCGCGCAGATGATCTCGTACGAGATCGCCATGGGCGCCGCCTTCGCCTCGGTGTTCCTGTACTCCGGTTCGATGTCGACCTCGACCATCGTCGAACAGCAGCACGACCGCTGGTACATCGTCCTGCTGCCGGTCTCCTTCATCATCTACATCGTGACGATGGTCGGCGAGACCAACCGCGCCCCCTTCGACATGCCGGAGTCCGAGGGCGACCTGGTCGGCGGCTTCAACACCGAGTACTCGTCCATCAAGTTCGCGATGTTCATGCTCGCCGAGTACGTCAACATGGTGACCGTCTCGGCCGTGTCGGTGACGCTCTTCCTGGGCGGCTGGCGGGCTCCCTGGCCCATCAGCACCTTCTGGGAGGGCGCCAACCATGGCTGGTGGCCGATGGCCTGGTTCGTCATCAAGGTGCAGCTGCTGCTGTTCTTCTTCATCTGGCTGCGCGGCACCCTCCCGCGCGTCCGCTACGACCAGCTGATGAAGCTCGGCTGGAAGGTCCTCATCCCGGTCTCGCTGGTCTGGCTGATGCTCGTCGCGACCGTACGGACCCTGCGCAACGAGAACTACGACTTCGCCGACATTGCCCTCTACGTAGGCGGCGGTGTCATCACCCTGCTTCTGCTCTCCTTCGTGGCCGACATGTTCCGCGACCGGGGCAAGGCACCACAGACGGCCGACGCCGAGCCCGTCGCCTTCGACCCGATGGCGGGCGGATTCCCCGTACCGCCACTGCCGGGACAGGAGGCGCCGGCGGTGCCGCGCAGGCACCCGCGCCGCGAGCGCGAGTTGATTGTCAGTGGTGGGTCGGATACTGGCAGTGACGGATCTCAGGATGGAAAGGAGGCGTCCGATGGCTGA
- the nuoE gene encoding NADH-quinone oxidoreductase subunit NuoE, with translation MPQLPAPAYPDDVRARLEADSREVIARYPDSRSALLPLLHLVQSEEGHVTRTGMRFCADVLGLTTAEVTAVATFYSMYRRGPSGDYQVGVCTNTLCAVLGGDAIFETLQEHLGVANGGTTEDGKVTLEHIECNAACDFAPVVMVNWEFFDNQTPASAKRLVDDLRSGAQVEPTRGAPLCTFKDTARILAGFPDTRDGAVEASGSAGAASLTGLRLAKGESPARVVHPRGSGASKGTPPHDPSPAEHLSSHDAPQDTAASDPSHPAGPVTEEGE, from the coding sequence ATGCCCCAACTGCCCGCGCCCGCTTACCCGGATGACGTTCGAGCCCGGCTCGAAGCGGACTCCCGCGAGGTCATCGCCCGCTACCCGGACTCCCGGTCCGCTCTCCTGCCGTTGCTGCATCTCGTGCAGTCGGAGGAGGGCCATGTCACGCGCACCGGGATGCGGTTCTGCGCGGACGTGCTGGGCCTGACCACGGCCGAGGTCACCGCGGTCGCCACCTTCTATTCCATGTACCGCCGGGGCCCCTCCGGCGACTACCAGGTGGGCGTCTGCACGAACACCCTGTGCGCGGTGCTGGGCGGCGACGCCATCTTCGAGACCCTCCAGGAGCACCTCGGCGTCGCCAACGGCGGGACCACCGAGGACGGCAAGGTCACCCTGGAGCACATCGAGTGCAACGCGGCCTGCGACTTCGCACCCGTCGTGATGGTCAACTGGGAGTTCTTCGACAACCAGACCCCGGCCAGCGCCAAGCGCCTCGTCGACGACCTGCGCTCGGGCGCGCAGGTCGAACCCACACGCGGTGCCCCCTTGTGCACGTTCAAGGACACCGCCCGCATCCTGGCGGGCTTCCCCGACACCCGGGACGGGGCCGTCGAGGCGAGCGGAAGCGCGGGCGCCGCCTCGCTGACCGGGCTCCGGCTGGCCAAGGGCGAGAGCCCCGCGCGCGTGGTGCACCCCAGGGGTAGTGGCGCCTCCAAGGGCACGCCGCCGCACGACCCGTCGCCCGCCGAGCACCTCAGTTCGCACGACGCGCCGCAGGACACGGCGGCTTCCGACCCCTCCCACCCGGCGGGGCCCGTCACCGAGGAGGGGGAGTGA
- the nuoK gene encoding NADH-quinone oxidoreductase subunit NuoK codes for MNPVNYLYLAALLFTIGATGVLIRRNAIVVFMCVELMLNACNLAFVTFSRMHGNLDGQVIAFFTMVVAAAEVVVGLAIIVSLFRSRHSASVDDASLMKL; via the coding sequence GTGAACCCGGTCAACTACCTCTATCTCGCCGCCTTGTTGTTCACGATCGGCGCCACCGGCGTCCTGATCAGGCGCAACGCGATCGTCGTCTTCATGTGCGTGGAGCTGATGCTCAACGCCTGCAACCTCGCGTTCGTCACCTTCTCCCGGATGCACGGCAATCTCGACGGCCAGGTCATCGCCTTCTTCACGATGGTCGTCGCCGCCGCGGAGGTCGTCGTCGGGCTCGCGATCATCGTGTCGCTGTTCCGTTCCCGCCACTCGGCCTCGGTCGACGACGCCAGCCTGATGAAGCTGTAA
- a CDS encoding NADH-quinone oxidoreductase subunit G → MTVTTSAPSGGGDAAVPPEDLVSLKIDGIDISVPKGTLVIRAAEQLGIEIPRFCDHPLLDPAGACRQCIVEVEGQRKPMASCTITCTDGMVVKTHLTSPVAEKAQHGVMELLLINHPLDCPVCDKGGECPLQNQAMSHGQSESRFEGKKRTYEKPVPISTQVLLDRERCVLCARCTRFSNQIAGDPMIELIERGALQQVGTGEGDPFESYFSGNTIQICPVGALTSAAYRFRSRPFDLVSSPSVCEHCSGGCATRTDHRRGKVMRRLAAPDAEVNEEWICDKGRFGFRYAQKPDRLQTPLVRNADGVLEPASWPEALEAAAQGLLAARSRTGVLTGGRLTVEDAYAYSKFARVALDTNDIDFRARVHSAEEADFLAARVGGRGRDLDGTGVTYTSLEKAPAVLLVGFESEEEAPGVFLRLRKAWRGHGQKVFSLATHATRGLEKAGGTLLPAAPGTETEWLDALGSGFGLEESGAKAAEALRTEGAVIVVGERLAAVAGGLTAAVRAASTTGAQLVWIPRRAGERGAVEAGALPSLLPGGRPATDPRARGEVAVAWGVAELPHRFGRDTGQIVEAAAGGELRALVVAGVEVADLPDPARAREALHEVGFLVSLELRPSEVTEHADVVLPVAAVAEKAGTFLNWEGRARLFEAALKPDQMTRRVAPSDARVLQMLADAMDVHLGLPDLQTARQELDRLGSWDGARATNPLEIGAQLPRPAAGEAVLAGHRLLLDQGRLQEGDDALAGTRHAAHARVSAATAAEAGVKDGDLLAVTGATGTVELPLRVTEMPDRVVWLPLNSTGGGVASDTGALPGALVRIGPATLASDAPKEVEA, encoded by the coding sequence ATGACGGTGACCACGAGCGCTCCCTCCGGAGGGGGCGACGCGGCGGTCCCGCCGGAAGATCTCGTCTCGCTGAAGATCGACGGCATCGACATCAGCGTGCCCAAGGGCACCCTGGTGATCCGCGCCGCCGAACAGCTCGGCATCGAGATCCCGCGCTTCTGCGACCACCCCCTCCTCGATCCGGCCGGCGCCTGCCGCCAGTGCATCGTCGAGGTCGAGGGCCAGCGCAAGCCCATGGCGTCCTGCACGATCACCTGTACGGACGGGATGGTCGTCAAGACTCACCTCACCTCGCCCGTGGCCGAAAAGGCCCAGCACGGTGTGATGGAGCTGCTGCTCATCAACCATCCGCTCGACTGCCCGGTCTGCGACAAGGGCGGCGAGTGCCCCCTGCAGAACCAGGCCATGTCGCATGGCCAGTCGGAGTCCCGCTTCGAAGGCAAGAAGCGGACGTACGAGAAGCCCGTACCGATCTCCACGCAGGTGCTGCTCGACCGTGAGCGGTGCGTGCTGTGCGCCCGCTGCACCCGCTTCTCCAACCAGATCGCGGGCGACCCGATGATCGAGCTGATCGAGCGCGGCGCGCTCCAGCAGGTCGGCACCGGTGAGGGCGATCCCTTCGAGTCGTACTTCTCCGGGAACACGATCCAGATCTGCCCGGTCGGCGCGCTGACCTCGGCGGCGTATCGCTTCCGCTCCCGCCCCTTCGACCTCGTCTCCTCGCCCTCGGTGTGCGAGCACTGCTCCGGCGGTTGCGCCACCCGCACCGACCACCGGCGCGGCAAGGTCATGCGGCGCCTGGCCGCCCCTGACGCCGAGGTCAACGAGGAGTGGATCTGCGACAAGGGACGCTTCGGCTTCCGGTACGCGCAGAAGCCGGACCGGCTCCAGACGCCCCTGGTGCGCAACGCCGACGGCGTCCTGGAGCCCGCCTCCTGGCCCGAGGCGCTGGAGGCTGCGGCTCAGGGTCTCCTCGCGGCCCGTAGTCGTACGGGCGTTCTCACCGGCGGTCGGCTCACCGTCGAGGACGCCTACGCGTACAGCAAGTTCGCGCGCGTGGCCCTCGACACCAACGACATCGACTTCCGCGCGCGCGTGCACAGCGCCGAGGAGGCCGACTTCCTGGCCGCCCGGGTCGGCGGACGCGGACGGGACCTCGATGGTACGGGTGTCACGTACACCTCCCTGGAGAAGGCGCCCGCGGTCCTGCTGGTCGGGTTCGAGTCAGAGGAGGAGGCGCCCGGCGTCTTCCTGCGGCTGCGCAAGGCCTGGCGGGGACACGGGCAGAAGGTCTTCTCGCTCGCCACGCACGCGACGCGCGGCCTGGAGAAGGCCGGCGGCACGCTGCTGCCCGCCGCTCCCGGCACCGAGACCGAGTGGCTGGACGCGCTCGGGAGCGGGTTCGGTCTGGAGGAGAGCGGAGCGAAGGCCGCCGAGGCGCTGCGCACCGAGGGTGCGGTAATCGTCGTCGGCGAGCGGCTGGCCGCTGTGGCGGGCGGGCTCACCGCCGCGGTACGGGCCGCTTCCACGACCGGCGCCCAGCTGGTGTGGATCCCGCGCCGGGCCGGGGAGCGCGGTGCCGTCGAGGCCGGCGCGCTGCCGTCGCTGCTGCCGGGCGGACGTCCGGCGACCGACCCGCGCGCGCGGGGCGAGGTCGCCGTCGCCTGGGGCGTGGCCGAGCTTCCGCATCGCTTCGGCCGCGACACCGGCCAGATCGTCGAGGCCGCCGCCGGAGGCGAGCTGCGGGCCCTGGTGGTCGCCGGCGTCGAGGTCGCCGACCTGCCGGATCCGGCACGCGCGCGTGAAGCCCTTCACGAAGTGGGCTTCCTGGTGTCGCTGGAACTGCGGCCCAGTGAGGTCACCGAGCACGCCGATGTCGTACTCCCGGTCGCCGCGGTCGCCGAGAAGGCGGGCACCTTCCTCAACTGGGAGGGCCGGGCCCGCCTCTTCGAGGCAGCGCTCAAGCCCGACCAGATGACTCGGCGTGTCGCGCCGTCCGACGCCCGCGTGCTCCAGATGCTGGCCGACGCCATGGACGTACACCTGGGGCTGCCCGATCTGCAGACCGCGCGGCAGGAACTGGACCGACTCGGGTCCTGGGACGGGGCGCGGGCCACCAACCCGCTGGAGATCGGCGCCCAGTTGCCGCGTCCGGCCGCCGGCGAAGCGGTGCTCGCCGGACACCGGCTGCTCCTCGACCAGGGGCGGCTCCAGGAGGGCGACGACGCACTCGCCGGGACGCGGCACGCCGCACACGCGCGCGTGTCGGCCGCCACGGCAGCCGAAGCCGGTGTCAAGGACGGCGACCTGCTCGCCGTGACCGGTGCCACCGGGACGGTCGAACTCCCCCTCAGGGTCACCGAGATGCCCGACCGCGTGGTCTGGCTGCCGCTGAACTCCACCGGAGGCGGCGTCGCCTCCGACACCGGGGCGCTGCCCGGCGCACTCGTCCGCATCGGCCCGGCGACCCTGGCCTCCGACGCACCCAAGGAGGTGGAGGCATGA
- the nuoL gene encoding NADH-quinone oxidoreductase subunit L, which yields MENLIALLVAAPLLGAAVLLCGGRRLDAVGHWIGTALAACSFVIGVVLFVDMLGKDAEHRALMQYLFSWIPVEGFQADVAFQLDQLSMTFVLLITGVGSLIHVYSIGYMEHDERRRRFFGYLNLFLAAMLLLVLADNYLLLYVGWEGVGLASYLLIGFWQHKPSAATAAKKAFLVNRVGDMGLSIAIMLMFTTFGTFAFGPVFEATGETSEGKLTAIALMLLLAACGKSAQVPLQSWLGDAMEGPTPVSALIHAATMVTAGVYLIVRSGAIFNAAPDAQLVVTVVGAVTLLFGAIVGCAKDDIKKALAGSTMSQIGYMILAAGLGPIGYVFAIMHLVTHGFFKAGLFLGAGSVMHGMNDEVDMRKYGGLRKYMPVTFVTFGLGYLAIIGFPGLSGFFSKDKIIEAAFAKGGTEGWILGSVALLGAAITAYYMTRVMLMTFFGEKRWQPDENGNEPHPHESPKSMTIPMIVLAFGSVFAGGFFSIGDRFLHWLEPVTKHAHGNPPVSALTVTLSTMVVLVIGAGTAYAQYGRRPVPVLAPRGSLLTRAARRDLLQDDFNHVVLVRGGEHLTRSLVYVDHTLVDGVVNGTAASMGGLSGRLRKLQNGYARSYAVSMFGGAALLIAATLLMRAV from the coding sequence GTGGAGAATCTGATTGCGCTGCTGGTGGCGGCGCCTCTGCTCGGAGCGGCCGTACTGCTGTGCGGCGGCCGGCGGCTGGACGCCGTCGGCCACTGGATCGGCACGGCCCTCGCCGCCTGCTCCTTCGTGATCGGCGTGGTCCTCTTCGTCGACATGCTGGGCAAGGATGCCGAGCACCGCGCCTTGATGCAGTACCTGTTCAGCTGGATTCCCGTCGAGGGCTTCCAGGCCGACGTCGCCTTCCAGCTCGACCAGCTGTCGATGACGTTCGTCCTGCTGATCACCGGCGTCGGCTCGCTGATCCACGTGTACTCGATCGGGTACATGGAGCACGACGAGCGCCGCCGCCGCTTCTTCGGCTATCTGAACCTGTTCCTCGCGGCGATGCTGCTGCTCGTCCTCGCCGACAACTACCTCCTGCTGTACGTCGGCTGGGAGGGCGTCGGCCTCGCCTCGTACCTCCTGATCGGCTTCTGGCAGCACAAGCCCAGCGCCGCGACCGCCGCGAAGAAGGCGTTCCTGGTCAACCGCGTCGGCGACATGGGCCTGTCGATCGCGATCATGCTGATGTTCACCACCTTCGGGACCTTCGCCTTCGGGCCGGTCTTCGAAGCCACCGGTGAGACGAGTGAGGGCAAGCTCACCGCGATCGCCCTGATGCTGCTGCTCGCGGCCTGCGGCAAGTCAGCCCAGGTGCCGCTGCAGTCCTGGCTCGGGGACGCGATGGAGGGCCCGACCCCGGTCTCGGCCCTCATCCACGCGGCGACGATGGTGACCGCGGGTGTCTATCTGATCGTCCGCTCCGGGGCGATCTTCAACGCGGCGCCCGACGCCCAGTTGGTGGTCACCGTGGTCGGCGCCGTCACGCTCCTGTTCGGTGCGATCGTCGGTTGCGCGAAGGACGACATCAAGAAGGCGCTGGCCGGTTCGACCATGTCGCAGATCGGCTACATGATCCTCGCGGCCGGCCTCGGCCCCATCGGGTACGTCTTCGCGATCATGCACCTGGTGACCCACGGCTTCTTCAAGGCCGGACTGTTCCTCGGCGCCGGCTCGGTCATGCACGGCATGAACGACGAGGTCGACATGCGCAAGTACGGCGGCCTCCGCAAGTACATGCCCGTCACCTTCGTGACCTTCGGGCTCGGTTACCTCGCCATCATCGGCTTCCCGGGACTGTCCGGCTTCTTCTCCAAGGACAAGATCATCGAGGCGGCGTTCGCCAAGGGCGGCACCGAGGGCTGGATCCTCGGCAGTGTGGCTCTGCTCGGCGCTGCCATCACCGCGTACTACATGACGCGCGTGATGCTGATGACGTTCTTCGGCGAGAAGCGCTGGCAGCCCGACGAGAACGGCAACGAGCCGCACCCGCACGAGTCCCCGAAGTCCATGACGATCCCCATGATCGTGCTCGCCTTCGGGTCGGTGTTCGCGGGCGGGTTCTTCAGCATCGGTGACCGCTTCCTGCACTGGCTGGAGCCCGTCACCAAGCACGCGCACGGAAACCCGCCGGTCAGCGCCCTCACGGTCACCCTGTCGACGATGGTCGTGCTCGTCATCGGCGCAGGCACCGCGTACGCCCAGTACGGGCGCCGTCCGGTCCCGGTCCTCGCCCCGCGCGGGTCGCTGCTCACCCGGGCCGCCCGGCGCGACCTCCTCCAGGACGACTTCAACCACGTCGTCCTCGTACGCGGCGGAGAGCACCTCACACGCTCCCTGGTCTACGTCGACCACACCCTGGTCGACGGGGTCGTCAACGGTACGGCGGCCTCCATGGGCGGCCTCTCCGGACGGCTCCGCAAGCTACAGAACGGCTATGCGCGCTCGTACGCGGTCTCGATGTTCGGCGGTGCGGCGCTCCTCATCGCCGCGACCCTGCTGATGAGGGCGGTCTGA
- the nuoI gene encoding NADH-quinone oxidoreductase subunit NuoI, with protein MAEEPKEAGQTTPGFQNPVAGFGVTFKAMFKKRLTEQYPEQQKTTAPRFHGRHQLNRHPDGLEKCIGCELCAWACPADAIYVEGAENTDEERYSPGERYGAVYQINYARCILCGLCIEACPTRALTMTNEFELADSSRANLIYTKEQLLAGLEEGMVDSPHSIFPGTDEQDYYRGLVTEAAPGTVRQVAVSKGEKPEEKGVGA; from the coding sequence ATGGCTGAGGAGCCCAAGGAGGCCGGGCAGACGACGCCTGGCTTTCAGAACCCCGTGGCCGGCTTCGGTGTGACCTTCAAGGCCATGTTCAAGAAGCGGCTGACCGAGCAGTACCCCGAGCAGCAGAAGACCACCGCTCCCCGGTTCCACGGGCGGCACCAGCTCAACCGTCATCCGGACGGCCTTGAGAAGTGCATCGGCTGCGAGCTGTGCGCCTGGGCCTGCCCCGCGGACGCCATCTATGTGGAGGGCGCCGAAAACACCGACGAGGAGCGTTACTCGCCGGGCGAGCGGTACGGCGCGGTCTACCAGATCAACTACGCCCGCTGCATCCTGTGCGGGCTGTGCATCGAGGCGTGCCCCACGCGCGCGTTGACGATGACGAACGAGTTCGAGCTGGCCGACAGCAGCCGCGCCAACCTCATCTACACCAAAGAGCAGCTGCTCGCCGGACTCGAAGAGGGCATGGTCGATTCGCCCCACTCGATCTTCCCGGGCACCGACGAACAGGACTACTACCGGGGACTGGTCACCGAGGCCGCGCCCGGCACGGTGCGTCAAGTCGCCGTCTCCAAGGGCGAGAAGCCTGAGGAAAAGGGGGTGGGGGCATGA
- a CDS encoding NADH-quinone oxidoreductase subunit J — protein MSAQLAAAATLSAGTSTGEAFQFWVLGTVAVAGALCTVFMKRAVHSALCLAGTMIILAVFYLANGAYFLGVVQIVVYTGAIMMLFLFVVMLVGVTAADSLKETIKGQRWLALVCGLGFGILLVAGVGNASLKEFTGLGQANANGNVEGLAALIFTKYVFAFEITGALLITAAVGAMVLTHRERTERAKTQRELAEERVRDGKHLPPLPAPGVYARHNAVDVAGLLPDGTTAELSVMQTLRQRGQIRDVSAEAISDLKALEQRAEDRLERTSSGPASGSASGSNSGEASK, from the coding sequence ATGAGCGCGCAGCTCGCCGCCGCAGCCACTCTTTCTGCCGGCACCTCCACGGGTGAGGCGTTCCAGTTCTGGGTGCTCGGTACCGTCGCCGTGGCCGGAGCCCTGTGCACCGTCTTCATGAAGAGGGCCGTGCACAGCGCGCTCTGTCTCGCCGGAACCATGATCATCCTGGCGGTGTTCTACCTGGCCAACGGTGCCTACTTCCTGGGCGTCGTCCAGATCGTCGTCTACACCGGCGCGATCATGATGCTGTTCCTCTTCGTGGTCATGCTCGTCGGTGTCACCGCCGCGGACTCGCTCAAGGAGACCATCAAGGGCCAGCGCTGGCTGGCCCTGGTGTGCGGGCTCGGCTTCGGCATCCTCCTGGTCGCGGGCGTCGGAAACGCCTCGCTGAAGGAGTTCACCGGCCTCGGCCAGGCCAACGCGAACGGCAACGTGGAGGGCCTGGCCGCCCTCATCTTCACGAAGTACGTGTTCGCCTTCGAGATCACCGGCGCCCTGCTGATCACCGCCGCCGTCGGTGCCATGGTGCTCACACACCGCGAGCGCACCGAGCGCGCCAAGACTCAGCGCGAGCTGGCGGAAGAGCGCGTACGGGACGGCAAGCACCTGCCGCCGCTGCCCGCCCCCGGTGTGTACGCCCGGCACAACGCGGTGGACGTCGCGGGCCTGCTGCCCGACGGGACCACGGCCGAGCTCTCGGTCATGCAGACGCTGCGCCAGCGCGGCCAGATCCGTGATGTGTCCGCCGAGGCAATCAGCGACCTCAAGGCCCTGGAGCAGCGCGCCGAGGACCGCCTGGAGCGCACCAGCAGCGGCCCGGCCAGCGGGTCGGCCAGTGGCTCGAACAGTGGGGAGGCGTCGAAGTGA
- the nuoF gene encoding NADH-quinone oxidoreductase subunit NuoF, which yields MMTLAPEINETSPEKLLAPVLSAFWDEDRSWSLDVYRRHEGYEGLRKALAMTPDDLIAYVKESGLRGRGGAGFPTGMKWQFIPQGDGKPHYLVVNADESEPGTCKDIPLLFANPHSLIEGIVIACYAIRSSHAFIYLRGEVVPVLRRLHEAVREAYAAGYLGKDVLGSGLDLELTVHAGAGAYICGEETALLDSLEGRRGQPRLRPPFPAVAGLYACPTVVNNVESIASVPAILQKGKEWFRSMGSEKSPGFTLYSLSGHVTNPGQYEAPLGITLRQLLGMSGGMRSGHRLKFWTPGGSSTPMFTDEHLDVPLDYEGVGAAGSMLGTKALQCFDETTCVVRAVTRWTEFYAHESCGKCTPCREGTYWLVQLLRDIEAGKGVMSDLDKLNDIADNINGKSFCALGDGAASPIFSSLKYFREEYEDHITGRGCPFDPAKSTVWADRTEVNA from the coding sequence GTGATGACATTGGCACCCGAGATCAACGAGACCAGCCCCGAGAAGCTGCTCGCACCCGTGTTGTCGGCCTTCTGGGACGAGGACAGGTCCTGGAGCCTCGACGTCTACCGGAGGCACGAAGGGTACGAGGGACTCCGCAAGGCCCTCGCGATGACCCCGGACGACCTCATCGCGTACGTCAAGGAGTCCGGTCTGCGTGGCCGCGGCGGTGCGGGATTCCCTACGGGAATGAAATGGCAGTTCATTCCTCAGGGTGATGGAAAACCACACTATCTAGTTGTCAACGCCGACGAGTCGGAACCGGGAACCTGTAAGGACATCCCGCTCCTCTTCGCGAACCCGCATAGCCTCATCGAGGGCATTGTGATCGCGTGTTATGCCATCAGGTCTTCGCATGCCTTCATCTATCTGCGCGGTGAAGTCGTGCCAGTGCTGCGGCGGTTGCACGAGGCCGTACGTGAGGCCTACGCGGCGGGCTACCTCGGCAAGGACGTGCTCGGCAGCGGACTCGACCTCGAACTCACCGTGCACGCGGGCGCGGGCGCGTACATCTGTGGTGAAGAGACCGCACTGCTCGACTCGCTCGAAGGCCGCCGGGGTCAACCGCGGCTTCGTCCCCCCTTTCCTGCCGTCGCAGGGCTCTATGCGTGCCCAACTGTTGTAAATAACGTCGAGTCGATCGCGTCAGTTCCCGCGATTCTGCAAAAGGGCAAAGAATGGTTCCGGTCGATGGGCAGCGAGAAGTCCCCGGGCTTCACGCTCTACTCGCTCAGCGGCCATGTCACCAATCCGGGCCAGTACGAGGCCCCGCTCGGCATCACGCTCCGCCAACTCCTCGGCATGAGCGGCGGGATGCGCTCCGGCCACCGGCTGAAGTTCTGGACACCGGGCGGCTCCTCGACACCGATGTTCACCGACGAGCATCTCGACGTCCCTCTTGACTACGAAGGAGTGGGCGCAGCGGGTTCCATGCTCGGCACAAAAGCACTCCAGTGCTTCGACGAGACCACCTGCGTCGTCCGGGCGGTCACCCGCTGGACCGAGTTCTACGCCCACGAGTCCTGCGGCAAGTGCACGCCCTGCCGTGAAGGGACGTACTGGCTCGTGCAGTTGCTGCGCGACATCGAGGCCGGCAAGGGCGTCATGTCCGACCTCGACAAGCTGAACGACATCGCCGACAACATCAACGGCAAGTCCTTCTGCGCCCTCGGCGACGGTGCCGCCTCGCCGATCTTCTCTTCCCTCAAGTACTTCCGCGAGGAGTACGAGGACCACATCACGGGCCGAGGCTGCCCCTTCGACCCGGCCAAGTCGACGGTCTGGGCCGACCGCACGGAGGTGAACGCATGA